A region of Pasteurellaceae bacterium Orientalotternb1 DNA encodes the following proteins:
- the lolA gene encoding outer-membrane lipoprotein carrier protein LolA (participates with LolB in the incorporation of lipoprotein into the outer membrane), which produces MKLLNASLVGLSLFTLSQVAFADVQAVTELQRRLDLVKQYNADFDQTVRSSKGKEIQKGKGKFRVKRPNLFYLETLRPQENTIVSDGETLWFYDPFVSQVTANWVKDAVNNTPFVLLTSNDKNHWDKYDVTQNADTFVLKPRSKQSSIKQFDVRIDSNGLMKGFSTIERDGQSNLYVLRNISNAHIPTEIFKFTVPKGVELDDQRK; this is translated from the coding sequence ATGAAATTACTTAACGCATCCCTAGTGGGATTATCGCTTTTTACATTGAGTCAAGTGGCGTTTGCCGATGTTCAAGCTGTTACTGAATTACAGAGACGTTTAGATTTAGTGAAGCAATATAACGCAGACTTTGATCAAACCGTTCGTTCTAGCAAAGGCAAAGAAATTCAAAAAGGAAAAGGCAAATTTCGTGTCAAACGTCCAAACTTATTTTATCTAGAAACCTTGAGACCGCAAGAAAACACCATTGTATCTGACGGTGAAACGCTCTGGTTCTACGATCCATTCGTCTCACAAGTGACGGCAAATTGGGTAAAAGATGCTGTGAATAACACACCATTTGTTTTACTCACCAGCAATGATAAAAACCATTGGGATAAATACGATGTTACTCAAAATGCGGATACTTTCGTACTGAAACCAAGATCAAAACAAAGCAGCATCAAACAATTTGATGTGCGTATTGATTCAAACGGCTTAATGAAAGGTTTTAGTACCATTGAACGTGACGGACAAAGCAATCTATATGTATTGCGTAATATTAGCAACGCCCATATACCAACAGAAATTTTCAAATTTACTGTGCCGAAAGGGGTAGAGCTAGACGACCAGCGGAAGTAG
- a CDS encoding 30S ribosomal protein S9 — protein MTAANQNYGTGRRKSSSARVFIKPGSGNITINQRSLEVYFGRETARMVVRQPLELVELTDKLDLYITVKGGGISGQAGAIRHGITRALIEYDETLRPALRAAGFVTRDARRVERKKVGLHKARRRPQYSKR, from the coding sequence ATGACAGCAGCAAATCAAAACTACGGCACAGGTCGCCGCAAAAGCTCTTCAGCTCGTGTATTTATCAAACCGGGCAGTGGTAACATTACCATCAACCAACGCTCTTTAGAAGTTTACTTCGGTCGTGAAACCGCTCGTATGGTGGTTCGTCAACCATTAGAGTTAGTTGAATTAACTGATAAATTAGACCTTTACATCACAGTTAAAGGTGGTGGTATTTCGGGTCAAGCAGGTGCAATCCGTCACGGTATCACTCGTGCATTGATCGAATACGACGAAACTTTACGTCCAGCGTTACGTGCTGCGGGCTTTGTTACCCGTGATGCTCGTCGTGTTGAACGTAAAAAAGTGGGTTTACACAAAGCACGTCGTCGTCCACAATACTCAAAACGTTAA
- a CDS encoding N-acetylneuraminate lyase yields MKNLKGIFSALLVSFNEDGTINEKGLRQIIRHNIDKMKVDGLYVGGSTGENFMLSTEEKKEIFRIAKDEAGDAIALIAQVGSVNLKEAVELGKYATELGYDSLSAVTPFYYKFSFPEIKNFYETIIRETGSPMIVYSIPFLTGVNIGVAQFAELFENPKIIGVKFTAGDFYLLERLRKAFPNHLIYAGFDEMMLPATVLGVDGAIGSTFNVNGVRARQIFELAQQGKIKEAFEVQNVTNDLIEGILGNGLYQTIKGLLEEEGVQAGYCREPMTKSLTEAQKKVVKELKAKFL; encoded by the coding sequence ATGAAAAACTTAAAAGGTATTTTCAGTGCATTACTCGTTTCATTTAATGAAGACGGCACTATCAACGAAAAAGGCTTACGCCAAATTATTCGCCACAACATCGATAAAATGAAAGTCGATGGCTTATATGTAGGCGGCTCAACTGGCGAAAACTTTATGCTTTCAACAGAAGAGAAAAAAGAGATCTTCCGCATTGCGAAAGACGAGGCGGGCGATGCGATTGCTTTAATCGCACAAGTGGGCAGTGTAAACTTAAAAGAAGCGGTAGAGCTTGGTAAATATGCCACCGAATTAGGCTACGACAGCTTATCAGCGGTAACTCCGTTCTACTACAAATTCAGCTTCCCAGAAATCAAAAATTTCTACGAAACCATCATTCGTGAAACAGGCAGCCCAATGATCGTTTACTCAATCCCATTCTTAACGGGCGTAAACATCGGTGTGGCACAATTCGCAGAATTATTTGAGAACCCGAAAATCATCGGCGTGAAATTCACTGCAGGTGATTTCTATCTATTAGAACGTTTACGCAAAGCCTTCCCGAACCACTTAATTTACGCAGGTTTCGATGAGATGATGTTACCAGCAACCGTATTAGGCGTGGACGGTGCAATCGGCTCAACCTTCAACGTAAACGGTGTACGTGCTCGTCAAATCTTTGAACTTGCTCAACAAGGCAAAATCAAGGAAGCATTTGAAGTTCAAAACGTGACCAACGATTTAATCGAAGGTATCTTAGGCAACGGTTTATACCAAACCATCAAAGGCTTATTGGAAGAAGAAGGCGTACAAGCTGGCTACTGCCGCGAGCCAATGACCAAATCATTAACCGAAGCACAGAAAAAAGTCGTGAAAGAATTAAAAGCGAAATTCCTATAA
- a CDS encoding chromosome partition protein MukF (acts with MukB and MukE to condense the chromosome and allow for segregation during cell division) yields the protein MYDELAQTLPELISWTKDREFSLSLSTERLAFLLAISLYNNERTDGELLESDLQDLFRHVSAAFEQSDATLTQRANNAINDLVKQRFLNRFSSEFTEGLAIYRLTPLGVGVADYYIRQREFSTLRLSIQLSIVADEIQRASASAEEGGDERFWRNQVFAPLKYSVAEIFDSIDLSQRMMDENQQDIRERIAALLSQNWHEAIATCQQLLDETSGNLRELQDTLNAAGDKLQAQLLRIQSCLIGRDDLDFVDDLVINLQNKLDRIISWGQQAIDLWIGYDRHVHKFIRTAIDMDKNRVFGQRLRQSIQNYFDNPWQLYIAKADSLLDLRDDETEFNEAEAVGELPTELEYESLSEVQEQIVAMMQAQLAPFREHGKPLDLSEILREQLARYPLSRHFDVARIIVDQAVKLGMASQDNQAIYPHWQAINDSGAEVQANVIDRYNK from the coding sequence ATGTACGATGAACTGGCTCAAACGCTGCCTGAATTAATTTCGTGGACGAAAGATCGCGAATTTTCCCTTTCCCTTTCGACAGAACGCTTGGCATTTTTGTTGGCGATTTCCCTTTACAATAATGAGAGAACCGATGGTGAATTGCTTGAAAGTGATTTGCAGGATCTTTTCCGCCATGTTTCTGCGGCTTTTGAACAGTCCGATGCGACATTAACTCAACGTGCCAATAATGCAATTAATGATTTGGTAAAACAACGCTTTCTCAATCGTTTTAGCAGTGAATTTACTGAAGGTTTGGCAATTTATCGCTTAACCCCACTTGGTGTAGGTGTTGCGGATTACTACATTCGTCAGCGGGAATTTTCGACTTTGCGATTATCCATTCAGCTTTCGATTGTGGCGGACGAAATTCAGCGTGCCTCGGCTTCGGCAGAAGAGGGCGGCGATGAGCGTTTTTGGCGAAATCAGGTGTTCGCCCCACTCAAATATTCAGTGGCGGAAATTTTCGACAGCATCGATCTTTCCCAACGAATGATGGACGAAAATCAGCAAGATATTCGTGAGCGAATTGCGGCGTTATTAAGCCAAAATTGGCACGAAGCGATTGCCACTTGCCAACAATTATTAGATGAAACGTCAGGTAATTTGCGTGAATTGCAAGATACGCTCAATGCCGCAGGCGATAAGCTACAAGCCCAACTTTTGCGTATCCAAAGCTGTTTAATTGGGCGGGATGATTTGGATTTTGTCGATGATTTAGTTATCAACTTGCAGAATAAACTCGACCGCATTATTAGCTGGGGACAACAGGCAATTGATCTTTGGATCGGCTACGATCGTCACGTGCATAAATTTATTCGTACCGCCATTGATATGGATAAAAACCGTGTCTTCGGGCAGCGGTTGCGTCAATCTATTCAAAACTATTTCGACAATCCGTGGCAGCTCTATATTGCCAAAGCCGACAGCTTACTTGATTTGCGTGATGATGAAACGGAATTCAATGAAGCAGAAGCTGTGGGTGAATTGCCAACAGAACTTGAATATGAATCACTTTCTGAAGTACAAGAACAGATCGTAGCAATGATGCAAGCACAACTTGCTCCTTTCCGTGAACATGGGAAACCGCTTGATTTAAGCGAAATTTTACGAGAACAACTGGCGAGATATCCACTTTCTCGCCATTTTGATGTGGCTCGAATTATTGTTGATCAAGCCGTTAAACTTGGTATGGCAAGCCAAGACAACCAAGCCATCTACCCACACTGGCAAGCGATTAACGACAGTGGTGCAGAAGTGCAGGCGAATGTGATTGATCGGTATAATAAATAG
- the fieF gene encoding divalent metal cation transporter FieF (member of cation diffusion facilitator family; CDF; membrane-bound; induced by both zinc and iron, but does not induce resistance to zinc; can transport zinc(II) in a proton-dependent manner; instead this protein induces iron resistance; forms dimers) yields the protein MEHSYEKLVNRAAMLAIIVAGVLIMIKAFAWWKTGSMAILAAMTDSLVDLFASITNILVLRFALRPADDDHAFGHGKAESLAALAQSAFITGSAAFLLLQGVQRLTEPEFVQSSEIGVVISLVSIIMTAVLVWYQRKVVKLTGSPAIQADSLHYQTDLYMNAAILIAMLLNIKGFIYADAIFAIGIAIYILYNAGKMLWEAMQSLLDQALPQEEVDRIWTIALEHPRIISIHDVRTRRAGAVRFIQLHLELDDHLPLIVAHDITDSLEQKLLDAFPLSEVIIHQEPTSFVQKEYAEARAERMGSKA from the coding sequence ATGGAACACTCTTACGAAAAATTAGTCAATCGTGCGGCGATGTTAGCCATTATTGTGGCGGGTGTTTTAATTATGATTAAAGCATTTGCTTGGTGGAAAACGGGATCAATGGCGATCTTAGCCGCAATGACGGACTCCTTAGTCGATTTATTTGCATCGATCACCAATATTTTAGTGCTTCGTTTTGCTCTTCGACCAGCAGATGACGATCACGCTTTTGGTCACGGTAAAGCGGAATCATTGGCAGCGTTAGCTCAAAGTGCGTTTATCACAGGCTCTGCAGCTTTTCTTTTGTTGCAAGGTGTACAGCGTTTAACTGAACCTGAATTTGTCCAGAGCAGTGAAATTGGGGTGGTGATTAGTCTGGTTTCGATCATTATGACCGCAGTATTGGTGTGGTACCAACGCAAGGTCGTCAAGCTAACGGGCAGTCCCGCTATTCAAGCGGATTCATTGCATTACCAAACGGATTTATATATGAATGCCGCCATTTTGATAGCAATGCTTTTAAATATAAAAGGCTTTATTTATGCAGATGCCATTTTTGCGATTGGTATTGCGATCTATATTTTGTATAACGCAGGTAAAATGTTGTGGGAAGCGATGCAATCGCTGCTTGATCAAGCTCTGCCACAGGAAGAAGTCGATCGTATTTGGACGATTGCCCTTGAACATCCCCGTATTATCAGCATTCACGATGTGCGAACCCGCCGAGCGGGTGCAGTGCGATTCATTCAACTGCATTTGGAGTTGGACGACCATCTGCCACTCATTGTGGCTCACGATATTACGGATAGCCTTGAGCAAAAATTGCTTGATGCGTTCCCTTTATCAGAAGTTATCATTCACCAAGAACCCACCAGTTTTGTGCAAAAAGAGTATGCTGAAGCGAGAGCCGAAAGAATGGGGAGTAAGGCGTAA
- a CDS encoding restriction endonuclease subunit M, which yields MAKKSIQSIEPNIADLANSWLKKYKLDYKLEQESLNSEIDKALKDYFSKNGGSGANRPDAKLLLENQYGEKFPVLIEYKGYADKLVKLDAEGNVDNRTAKNEPNFKHINGYAVNGAVHYANALLHHTSYTDVIAIGMTGGKDEKGKIYHQIGVYYVSKKNLGIGQKVGEFSDFSFLAKENADAFIQQVKNLSLSSEELDKLKEKREKEIDASLVKLNNDIYQNEKGLGENDRVYLVAAAIIATLGVAGKVKPLEKEDLKSSQEKNSRDGDIVINKIEAFFEEKQLPKDKKDLIIRTLSNTLLTENINKSENGESQLKRVFTKIVDDLGIYYKIGLTTDFTGRLFNEMYSWLGFTQDKLNDVVLTPSYVATLLVKLARVNKDSYVWDFATGSAGLLVAAMNEMLNDAKETITSPEEFRNKEVHIKAKQLLGLELLSSVYMLAILNMIMMGDGSSNIINKDSLKDFDGKYGFGNTDERFPADAFILNPPYSATGNGMNFVETALNMMHKGYAAVIIQNSAGSGRAKEINQRILQKHTLLASIKMPIDLFIGKSSVQTNIYVFKVNEKHHKDEMVKFIDFSNDGYTRTNRKKSSNNLKDTDRARERYQEVVDLVRFGKSKLNIFTEKEYYENTIDPKSGTDWNQSAPIDTKPTLDDFKKTVSDYLAWEVSNILKQQNKQDEQLGK from the coding sequence ATGGCAAAGAAGAGTATACAAAGTATTGAACCCAATATTGCAGATTTAGCTAACAGCTGGTTAAAAAAGTACAAATTGGACTACAAATTAGAGCAAGAATCTTTAAACAGTGAAATTGATAAGGCTCTTAAAGATTATTTTTCTAAAAATGGCGGATCGGGAGCAAATCGTCCTGATGCTAAATTACTTTTAGAAAATCAATACGGTGAAAAATTTCCTGTCTTGATTGAATATAAAGGTTATGCCGATAAACTTGTCAAGTTAGATGCGGAAGGAAATGTAGATAACCGCACGGCAAAAAATGAGCCAAATTTTAAGCATATCAATGGTTATGCCGTTAATGGGGCGGTACACTATGCTAATGCCTTGTTGCACCATACCAGTTATACCGATGTGATCGCTATTGGTATGACGGGTGGAAAAGACGAAAAAGGGAAAATCTATCATCAAATTGGTGTTTATTATGTTTCCAAAAAGAATTTAGGTATTGGGCAAAAAGTCGGTGAATTTAGCGATTTTTCGTTTTTGGCGAAAGAAAATGCGGATGCTTTTATTCAACAAGTTAAAAATCTCAGTCTTTCTTCTGAAGAGTTAGATAAGCTAAAAGAAAAGCGTGAAAAAGAAATTGATGCAAGTCTTGTAAAGCTGAATAACGATATTTACCAAAATGAAAAAGGGTTGGGTGAAAATGACCGTGTTTATTTAGTCGCCGCCGCAATCATTGCAACCTTGGGGGTGGCAGGAAAAGTAAAGCCCCTAGAAAAAGAGGATTTAAAATCTTCACAAGAGAAAAATAGTAGAGATGGCGATATTGTTATTAACAAAATAGAAGCTTTTTTTGAAGAAAAACAATTACCAAAAGATAAAAAAGATCTCATTATTCGTACACTTTCTAACACGCTATTAACCGAAAATATCAATAAATCGGAAAATGGAGAAAGCCAACTCAAACGTGTTTTTACCAAAATTGTAGATGACTTGGGGATTTATTACAAAATCGGTCTGACTACTGATTTTACAGGCAGGCTCTTTAACGAAATGTATTCTTGGCTTGGCTTTACACAAGATAAATTAAACGACGTGGTACTTACGCCTTCGTATGTAGCAACTTTGCTTGTGAAGTTGGCTAGAGTGAATAAAGATTCTTATGTGTGGGACTTCGCCACGGGTTCGGCTGGGCTTTTAGTTGCAGCGATGAACGAAATGCTCAACGATGCCAAAGAAACCATTACTTCACCAGAAGAATTTCGCAATAAAGAAGTTCATATCAAAGCCAAACAATTATTAGGCTTGGAGTTACTCTCTAGTGTCTATATGTTAGCGATCCTGAATATGATTATGATGGGCGATGGTAGTTCTAACATCATTAACAAAGACTCTTTGAAAGATTTTGATGGAAAATATGGCTTTGGTAATACTGACGAAAGATTTCCAGCCGATGCTTTTATTCTCAACCCGCCGTATTCTGCGACTGGTAACGGAATGAACTTTGTTGAAACCGCACTGAATATGATGCATAAAGGTTATGCAGCGGTGATTATTCAAAATTCAGCAGGCAGTGGCAGAGCTAAAGAAATCAACCAACGTATTTTGCAAAAACATACGTTACTTGCCAGTATTAAAATGCCCATCGATCTGTTTATTGGGAAATCTAGCGTACAAACTAATATTTATGTCTTTAAAGTCAATGAAAAACACCATAAAGATGAAATGGTTAAATTTATTGATTTTAGTAATGATGGCTATACCCGAACCAACCGCAAAAAATCAAGCAACAATCTAAAAGATACCGATAGAGCAAGAGAACGTTATCAAGAAGTGGTTGATTTAGTTCGTTTTGGTAAAAGCAAGCTAAACATCTTTACTGAAAAAGAGTATTACGAAAATACAATTGATCCAAAAAGTGGCACTGACTGGAACCAATCTGCCCCGATAGATACCAAACCTACTCTAGATGATTTTAAAAAGACCGTTTCCGATTATCTTGCGTGGGAAGTATCTAATATCTTAAAACAACAAAATAAGCAAGACGAACAACTGGGAAAATAG
- a CDS encoding 50S ribosomal protein L13: MKTFVAKPETVKRDWYVVDATGKTLGRLATELARRLRGKHKAEYTPHVDTGDYIIVINADKVAVTGKKESDKVYYWHTGYVGGIKDATFKEMIARRPEAVIEIAVKGMLPKGPLGRAMFRKLKVYAGSEHNHSAQQPQVLDI; the protein is encoded by the coding sequence ATGAAAACTTTTGTAGCAAAACCAGAAACAGTTAAACGTGACTGGTATGTAGTAGATGCGACAGGTAAAACTTTGGGTCGTTTAGCTACTGAATTAGCACGTCGTCTTCGTGGTAAACACAAGGCTGAGTACACTCCACACGTTGATACAGGTGATTACATCATCGTTATCAATGCGGACAAAGTAGCGGTAACAGGCAAAAAAGAATCTGATAAAGTTTACTACTGGCACACTGGCTATGTAGGTGGTATCAAAGATGCAACCTTCAAAGAAATGATTGCTCGTCGTCCAGAAGCAGTGATTGAAATTGCGGTTAAAGGAATGTTGCCAAAAGGCCCATTAGGTCGTGCAATGTTCCGTAAATTAAAAGTGTATGCAGGTTCTGAACACAACCATAGTGCACAACAACCACAAGTTTTAGATATCTAA
- a CDS encoding ABC transporter ATPase, with product MVFALLSLFLTACSITQSQFHLPEQIDFQGKSYQKVTHNQIDELQQLLYLPSQSEKNPDNWQQGILLFLDKNAENKSLAERLTLRQNAFAKQSATKANLVLEQNELRSQVIYPPTERFPDVLLEVSRGRNLTCGFGQMQFSDKRSVPAKNLQNLSAYQGSLRELAQQFAKLAWQIGCQ from the coding sequence ATCGTGTTTGCACTTCTTTCCCTTTTTCTTACCGCTTGTTCGATAACACAATCCCAGTTTCACTTACCTGAACAGATTGATTTTCAAGGAAAAAGTTATCAAAAAGTGACCCATAATCAAATTGATGAACTACAGCAGTTGCTTTACTTACCGAGTCAAAGTGAGAAAAATCCAGACAATTGGCAGCAGGGGATTTTGCTCTTTTTAGATAAAAACGCTGAGAATAAGTCATTAGCAGAGCGTTTAACATTACGTCAAAACGCCTTTGCAAAACAATCGGCAACAAAAGCAAATTTGGTTCTCGAACAAAATGAGCTACGTAGTCAGGTGATTTATCCGCCAACGGAACGGTTTCCTGATGTCTTGTTGGAAGTTTCACGTGGTCGGAATTTAACTTGTGGTTTTGGGCAGATGCAGTTCTCTGACAAGCGGTCAGTTCCAGCAAAAAATTTGCAAAACCTTAGTGCCTACCAAGGCTCTCTCCGTGAATTAGCTCAGCAATTTGCGAAATTAGCGTGGCAAATTGGCTGTCAATAA
- a CDS encoding N-acetylmannosamine kinase, protein MSAPGKILDTIGALQNSLTKTEKKIANAILSQPDLLSQCSLSDVAKQLDVGEATFIRFCRTLGFKGYTDFKLDLAIELATQEKESNTLLDTDVSETDTAREIAIKLQATLNNVISETINLLNFTELEKVVDELRRAKRIFLFGVGSSGLTAEDAKHKLMRIGMQTDAVTNNHFMYMQASLLKKGDVVIGISHSGHSEETTKALRIARENHATCIAITHNLRSPITEVADYVLINGNRQGHMQGDSIGTKMTQLFVLDLIYALLVKAEPTKAIQQKQKTLSVLEQWIK, encoded by the coding sequence ATGTCAGCTCCTGGAAAAATTTTAGACACCATCGGGGCATTACAAAATAGCTTAACTAAAACAGAGAAAAAAATCGCAAATGCCATTTTATCTCAGCCTGATTTGCTCAGCCAATGTTCTCTTTCGGATGTAGCAAAACAGTTAGATGTCGGTGAAGCCACTTTTATTCGGTTTTGCCGAACTCTTGGATTTAAAGGCTATACCGATTTTAAATTAGATTTAGCCATTGAACTGGCTACGCAAGAAAAAGAAAGCAACACATTATTGGATACGGATGTATCGGAAACCGATACTGCACGTGAAATCGCCATAAAATTACAAGCGACACTTAATAATGTTATTTCAGAAACCATCAATTTGCTCAATTTTACCGAGCTAGAAAAAGTGGTTGATGAATTGCGTAGAGCGAAGCGAATTTTCTTATTCGGTGTTGGCTCATCGGGGCTGACGGCAGAAGATGCCAAACATAAATTAATGCGTATTGGAATGCAAACGGATGCTGTAACTAACAATCATTTTATGTATATGCAGGCATCGTTGCTGAAAAAAGGTGATGTAGTGATTGGGATCAGCCATTCAGGGCATTCAGAAGAAACCACCAAAGCATTACGTATTGCTCGAGAAAATCACGCAACTTGTATTGCAATAACCCATAATTTACGCTCACCGATCACCGAAGTAGCGGATTATGTATTGATTAACGGCAACCGCCAAGGGCATATGCAAGGCGACTCTATTGGAACCAAAATGACCCAACTTTTTGTGTTGGATCTGATTTATGCTTTGCTTGTTAAAGCGGAACCAACCAAAGCGATCCAACAAAAACAGAAAACCCTGAGTGTGTTGGAACAGTGGATTAAATAG
- a CDS encoding monofunctional biosynthetic peptidoglycan transglycosylase translates to MKKGFLRRFFVPKNLTGTKECLWFLISRIGFVVANFYLCLTLIFSVIPVPFSAYMMQKKVENLLRSDYRIDYDWVSIDDIAWQMQMAVIAGEDQNFDNHFGIDVDAVLIALKRNAKSDKKPRGASTISQQTVKNLYLWHGTSWVRKGLEIPLTFLVESLWSKRRVLEVYLNIAEFGRGIFGVEAAAKHYFGKSAKNLTQQEAALLAASLPNPFIYQVNRPNSTMRKRQQWIIRQVQNLGGRHYLEKLD, encoded by the coding sequence ATGAAAAAAGGTTTTTTACGCCGCTTTTTTGTACCTAAAAATTTGACAGGAACCAAAGAATGCTTATGGTTTTTAATCAGCCGAATTGGTTTTGTCGTGGCGAATTTTTATCTCTGCTTAACCTTGATTTTTTCCGTTATCCCTGTGCCGTTTTCTGCCTATATGATGCAGAAGAAAGTCGAAAACCTGCTGCGTAGCGATTATCGCATTGATTACGATTGGGTCAGTATTGACGACATTGCGTGGCAAATGCAAATGGCGGTGATTGCGGGCGAAGATCAAAATTTCGATAACCATTTCGGAATCGATGTTGATGCGGTATTGATTGCGTTAAAACGTAATGCGAAAAGTGATAAAAAACCACGTGGGGCATCTACCATTTCACAACAAACGGTGAAAAATCTCTATTTGTGGCACGGCACGAGTTGGGTGCGAAAAGGGTTGGAAATACCGCTCACCTTTTTAGTTGAAAGTCTGTGGAGCAAGCGGCGAGTATTGGAAGTGTATTTGAATATCGCCGAATTTGGTCGGGGTATTTTTGGCGTGGAAGCGGCGGCAAAGCACTATTTCGGCAAATCGGCGAAAAATCTCACCCAACAAGAAGCCGCATTATTGGCGGCATCCTTGCCTAATCCATTTATTTATCAAGTCAATCGTCCAAATAGCACAATGCGAAAACGCCAGCAGTGGATTATCCGACAAGTGCAAAATTTAGGCGGTCGCCACTATTTGGAAAAACTTGATTAG
- a CDS encoding Trp operon repressor: MKAIYQQRDPAEWQQFVELLKQAVAEECIEALLEMFLTTDERNSLGLRVQIVNALLNSEISQREIQQQLNTSAATITRGSNMLKIVDPTIRDWVSEKLNGKA, from the coding sequence ATGAAAGCAATTTACCAGCAACGCGATCCTGCCGAATGGCAACAGTTTGTTGAATTGCTCAAACAAGCGGTTGCAGAAGAATGCATAGAAGCGTTGTTGGAAATGTTTTTAACAACAGATGAGCGTAATTCTCTAGGGTTACGGGTGCAAATTGTCAATGCGTTGTTAAACAGCGAGATTTCACAAAGAGAAATTCAGCAGCAACTCAATACCAGTGCAGCAACGATTACTCGTGGCTCAAATATGCTTAAAATCGTTGACCCAACTATTCGGGATTGGGTAAGCGAAAAACTCAATGGCAAAGCGTAA
- a CDS encoding ribosomal protein S6 modification protein — MKLLMLCREPRLYSCQRLQTAAAQRGYAMDILDPNRFQLRLENGVLTDYYQYGESNEKNRPDPEKLPDYAAVIGRFGTASTEMGCNVLRHFELQGVAVLNNAQSFRLARDKWQSLQTLVTSGIAVPNTAITGELFATSVSLNGFSHPIIIKTLSGSQGVGVMKLDQKSSSMSLLDTLKAAQIPTLQQQFISESQGQDIRAFVIGDQVVAAMVRQGASGEFRANIHQGGNATSIQLSAAEQQLAIQATKALGLDVAGVDLVRSKKGLLVLEVNASPGLEMIEKVSGVDIAGKMIDFCKKLIESDRL; from the coding sequence ATGAAATTGTTAATGCTTTGCCGTGAACCCCGTTTATACAGCTGCCAACGTTTACAAACTGCGGCAGCACAGCGGGGTTATGCAATGGATATTCTGGATCCGAACCGTTTCCAGCTGCGTTTAGAAAACGGAGTATTGACTGACTATTATCAGTATGGCGAAAGCAACGAAAAAAATCGTCCTGATCCCGAAAAATTGCCCGACTATGCCGCTGTGATAGGACGGTTTGGCACCGCCAGCACTGAAATGGGCTGCAATGTACTACGCCATTTTGAATTACAAGGCGTAGCGGTATTGAATAATGCCCAAAGTTTCCGTTTAGCTCGTGATAAATGGCAGAGCTTGCAAACGCTTGTTACAAGTGGAATTGCTGTGCCAAATACCGCAATTACAGGTGAACTTTTCGCTACTTCGGTCAGTTTGAATGGTTTTTCTCACCCGATCATCATTAAAACCCTAAGTGGTTCGCAAGGCGTTGGCGTGATGAAATTGGATCAGAAAAGCAGTTCAATGAGTTTGCTTGATACCTTGAAAGCCGCCCAAATTCCCACTTTACAGCAGCAGTTTATTAGTGAATCCCAAGGGCAGGACATTCGAGCCTTTGTGATTGGTGATCAGGTGGTCGCAGCAATGGTTCGTCAAGGTGCAAGCGGTGAGTTTCGAGCCAACATTCACCAAGGCGGCAATGCCACATCCATTCAACTTTCCGCCGCAGAACAGCAACTTGCTATTCAAGCGACAAAAGCCTTGGGGTTAGACGTGGCGGGGGTGGATCTTGTTCGATCTAAAAAAGGGTTGTTGGTACTCGAAGTCAATGCTAGCCCTGGCTTAGAAATGATTGAGAAAGTTAGTGGGGTAGATATTGCAGGCAAGATGATCGATTTTTGCAAAAAATTGATAGAATCTGACCGCTTGTAG